A part of Pungitius pungitius chromosome 15, fPunPun2.1, whole genome shotgun sequence genomic DNA contains:
- the LOC119208987 gene encoding zona pellucida sperm-binding protein 3-like isoform X2 gives MMAFYWQRAVVLSLAVVMLVNADMKLDCRPDAVTVVWTKGKSQADTSLFRLGSCFPTSFSATKAVFRVDFNDCSFRRLVTGDYLMYTNDLTYGSSSDSQSLAFTHPVVCTFERPKDWYPMIYDPVFSTHGVGHLVFHIGLMNDDFSGPAESTTFALGSFIPIMASVSQKTHQPLLLFLEECVAATTRELQPDSPVYPIIANKGCLVDSRMSGSKFEPRQKSSELHLSLQAFRFGLGEEVFIHCKLVAWDTNGLDSTKKACHYVKEHGWELLDNYAYSTLCDCCDSDCKSRTTRSIQSGTRGVAQKAVLGPLTLTDETS, from the exons GCCTGACGCTGTGACGGTGGTGTGGACTAAGGGCAAATCCCAGGCTGATACCTCGCTCTTCCGTCTGGGAAGCTGCTTCCCCACCAGCTTCTCGGCCACCAAGGCAGTTTTCAGAGTGGATTTCAATGACTGTAGCTTCAGAAGACTT GTAACTGGTGATTACTTGATGTACACCAATGACCTAACCTACGGTTCTTCTTCTGACTCTCAATCTCTGGCCTTCACTCATCCTGTTGTCTGTACATTTGAAAG gCCTAAAGACTGGTACCCTATGATTTATGACCCTGTGTTCAGTACACATGGTGTGGGACATCTTGTGTTCCACATTGGACTCATGAATG ATGACTTCTCAGGCCCTGCTGAGTCTACTACCTTTGCTCTGGGATCCTTCATCCCGATCATGGCCAGCGTGTCACAGAAAACCCATCAGCCATTGCTTCTGTTTCTTGAGGAATGCGTCGCAGCGACCACACGGGAGCTGCAGCCTGACAGCCCTGTGTACCCCATAATCGCCAATAAGGG ATGCCTCGTGGACAGCAGGATGTCTGGCTCAAAATTTGAACCAAGACAGAAATCATCAGAGCTCCACCTATCCCTTCAGGCCTTTAGGTTTGGTCTTGGTGAAGAG GTGTTCATCCACTGTAAGCTTGTGGCTTGGGACACAAACGGTCTTGACAGCACCAAGAAGGCCTGCCACTATGTCAAAGAGCATGG CTGGGAGCTGCTGGACAACTATGCCTACAGCACTCTCTGTGACTGCTGTGACTCGGACTGCAAGTCCAGGACGACCAGGAGTATACAATCCG gGACTCGTGGTGTGGCTCAAAAAGCAGTCCTTGGACCCCTTACCCTTACTGATGAGACTtcttaa
- the LOC119208987 gene encoding zona pellucida sperm-binding protein 3-like isoform X1, which produces MMAFFWQRAVVLSLAVAMLVNADMKLDCRPDAVTVVWTKGKSQADTSLFRLGSCFPTSFSATKAVFRVDFNDCSFRRLVTGDYLMYTNDLTYGSSSDSQSLAFTHPVVCTFERPKDWYPMIYDPVFSTHGVGHLVFHIGLMNDDFSGPAESTTFALGSFIPIMASVSQKTHQPLLLFLEECVAATTRELQPDSPVYPIIANKGCLVDSRMSGSKFEPRQKSSELHLSLQAFRFGLGEEVFIHCKLVAWDTNGLDSTKKACHYVKEHGWELLDNYAYSTLCDCCDSDCKSRTTRSIQSGTRGVAQKAVLGPLTLTDETS; this is translated from the exons GCCTGACGCTGTGACGGTGGTGTGGACTAAGGGCAAATCCCAGGCTGATACCTCGCTCTTCCGTCTGGGAAGCTGCTTCCCCACCAGCTTCTCGGCCACCAAGGCAGTTTTCAGAGTGGATTTCAATGACTGTAGCTTCAGAAGACTT GTAACTGGTGATTACTTGATGTACACCAATGACCTAACCTACGGTTCTTCTTCTGACTCTCAATCTCTGGCCTTCACTCATCCTGTTGTCTGTACATTTGAAAG gCCTAAAGACTGGTACCCTATGATTTATGACCCTGTGTTCAGTACACATGGTGTGGGACATCTTGTGTTCCACATTGGACTCATGAATG ATGACTTCTCAGGCCCTGCTGAGTCTACTACCTTTGCTCTGGGATCCTTCATCCCGATCATGGCCAGCGTGTCACAGAAAACCCATCAGCCATTGCTTCTGTTTCTTGAGGAATGCGTCGCAGCGACCACACGGGAGCTGCAGCCTGACAGCCCTGTGTACCCCATAATCGCCAATAAGGG ATGCCTCGTGGACAGCAGGATGTCTGGCTCAAAATTTGAACCAAGACAGAAATCATCAGAGCTCCACCTATCCCTTCAGGCCTTTAGGTTTGGTCTTGGTGAAGAG GTGTTCATCCACTGTAAGCTTGTGGCTTGGGACACAAACGGTCTTGACAGCACCAAGAAGGCCTGCCACTATGTCAAAGAGCATGG CTGGGAGCTGCTGGACAACTATGCCTACAGCACTCTCTGTGACTGCTGTGACTCGGACTGCAAGTCCAGGACGACCAGGAGTATACAATCCG gGACTCGTGGTGTGGCTCAAAAAGCAGTCCTTGGACCCCTTACCCTTACTGATGAGACTtcttaa